Proteins encoded within one genomic window of Alteribacter populi:
- a CDS encoding NCS1 family transporter, whose protein sequence is MSKKDRYLKSPDLLPVSHAGKKISSFGFMIMWVGMAVVLAAFAIGGAGVQSLPLGWVIVAGFVGCIAIGLFITVIGDIGIEHGLSFPVYMRAPFGTVGTHIPSVVRGLTASFWFGINTFFGATAINGILFVLFSFDNWFLCFIIFAIAQLLNTALGIKAIERFADLAAPIIIIISIWIYSTLSGRALEQGRDVWVWVETPVTGVAATTAFFIIVFSVMGFWATLAADIPSISRFIKAPKYERNWLKRNKSSLLGSVVAMPLAQTFIIVIGAVSYIAVSDYDPIVALQEAAGGIVLVILLVMIVFAQWSTNIAANLVPAATIFSNVGGPKVPYWAGVFMAGIAGTVVQPWNLFDILIPLLLIVGGILSAIVGILFTDYYILRKRRVNVHDLYNVKGQYRYLNGFNVAGFIAWILGGIAAYFLANYSFIVGFIVGGGSYYLLAKYWWFNKYKQSEIEDPDDEKYLGITVGRDWDIEEAEQKEQTILPNISSTEKNV, encoded by the coding sequence ATGAGTAAAAAGGATCGTTATCTAAAGTCACCTGATCTATTACCTGTAAGTCACGCCGGCAAGAAAATTAGTTCATTTGGATTTATGATCATGTGGGTAGGGATGGCAGTCGTACTCGCTGCCTTTGCGATTGGGGGAGCCGGTGTTCAAAGTTTACCTTTAGGTTGGGTGATCGTTGCTGGTTTTGTTGGATGTATTGCAATCGGTTTATTTATTACGGTTATAGGTGATATTGGCATTGAACATGGCCTTTCTTTCCCAGTCTATATGAGAGCACCATTCGGAACGGTAGGAACACATATCCCCTCTGTTGTACGTGGTTTAACAGCCTCATTCTGGTTTGGAATTAATACATTCTTTGGCGCTACAGCAATTAATGGAATACTTTTTGTGTTATTTTCATTTGATAATTGGTTCCTCTGTTTTATTATTTTCGCTATAGCACAGCTATTAAATACCGCACTTGGAATTAAAGCTATTGAACGTTTTGCGGATTTAGCTGCCCCTATTATAATCATCATCTCCATTTGGATCTATAGTACACTATCAGGACGTGCCCTTGAACAAGGAAGAGATGTCTGGGTATGGGTTGAAACTCCAGTAACTGGAGTCGCAGCAACAACAGCCTTTTTTATTATCGTCTTTAGTGTCATGGGTTTTTGGGCAACTCTTGCAGCAGACATCCCCTCCATTTCACGTTTTATAAAAGCACCTAAATATGAAAGAAATTGGTTAAAACGAAATAAGTCGTCTCTACTTGGCAGTGTCGTTGCTATGCCACTGGCACAAACATTTATCATCGTCATCGGTGCAGTTTCATATATTGCGGTATCAGATTATGACCCAATAGTTGCCCTTCAAGAAGCAGCAGGAGGAATTGTATTAGTCATTTTACTTGTTATGATTGTGTTTGCCCAGTGGTCGACAAATATAGCAGCCAACTTAGTTCCAGCTGCAACAATTTTCTCAAACGTCGGTGGTCCGAAAGTTCCGTATTGGGCAGGGGTGTTCATGGCTGGGATTGCTGGTACAGTAGTTCAACCTTGGAATTTGTTTGATATATTAATTCCTTTGTTATTAATAGTAGGGGGGATATTATCAGCGATTGTCGGTATTTTATTTACCGATTACTACATCCTCAGAAAACGAAGAGTCAATGTACATGATTTGTATAATGTAAAAGGGCAGTACAGATATTTAAATGGTTTTAACGTCGCCGGTTTCATTGCTTGGATTCTTGGCGGTATCGCAGCTTACTTTCTAGCAAACTATTCATTCATTGTTGGTTTTATTGTCGGGGGTGGAAGTTACTATCTACTGGCAAAATACTGGTGGTTCAATAAATACAAACAATCAGAAATTGAAGATCCCGATGATGAAAAATATTTAGGAATTACAGTTGGGAGAGACTGGGATATAGAAGAAGCAGAGCAGAAGGAACAAACAATTCTACCCAATATCTCATCAACTGAAAAAAATGTATAA